The following are encoded in a window of Candidatus Woesearchaeota archaeon genomic DNA:
- a CDS encoding CTP-dependent riboflavin kinase, with amino-acid sequence MAYKTKLHDVIIMSTLELGNALGFSQQTASRKIKELEEKGFLNKELVAEGMKLSLTLEAKQLLEQNYITLKSLFGTALKQWTGKVISGLGEGRYYVQIEGYQKQFKEKLNLTPYPGTLNIEVNPVELKEFFQTKNQIIIEGFVTKERTFGGILCYPIKINKKLPGYLIKPLRSTHTENIIEIIAPVYLRGEFELEDGSEIIIE; translated from the coding sequence ATGGCATATAAGACAAAATTGCATGATGTCATTATTATGTCTACCTTGGAGTTAGGCAATGCTCTTGGCTTTTCCCAGCAGACAGCATCAAGAAAAATAAAAGAATTGGAAGAAAAGGGATTTTTAAATAAGGAATTAGTTGCAGAAGGGATGAAACTAAGCTTAACTCTGGAGGCAAAGCAATTATTAGAGCAAAATTATATCACCTTAAAATCATTATTTGGAACAGCATTAAAACAATGGACCGGCAAAGTTATTAGTGGTTTAGGAGAAGGGAGATATTATGTTCAAATTGAAGGTTACCAGAAACAGTTTAAAGAGAAACTCAATCTGACACCCTATCCAGGAACCTTGAATATTGAAGTTAATCCCGTGGAATTAAAAGAATTTTTCCAGACAAAAAATCAGATTATAATTGAAGGTTTTGTCACAAAAGAAAGAACCTTTGGCGGAATACTTTGCTATCCTATTAAAATAAACAAAAAACTGCCAGGTTATTTAATCAAACCATTGCGTTCTACTCATACGGAAAATATTATCGAAATCATTGCTCCGGTTTATTTGAGAGGTGAGTTTGAGTTAGAAGATGGAAGTGAGATAATAATAGAATAG